A window of Triplophysa dalaica isolate WHDGS20190420 chromosome 7, ASM1584641v1, whole genome shotgun sequence contains these coding sequences:
- the ankrd54 gene encoding ankyrin repeat domain-containing protein 54: MEGSSPMVEAASDGDRCGDSEKREEETPMQAAAGAVGFSISRLDTLSALRLNRTRPSADKDLRYLHLLWKPGELLQAGRSSPGKITPSRVKRMGRVRRNLGPVGKDLYAVKRLREAANSSDIDTVQRLLEDGVDPCAADDKGRTALHFSSCNGNETIVKLLLSSGANPNQRDSLGNTPLHLAACTNHVPVITTLLRGGARVDALDRAGRTPLHLARSKLNILQEGESRSIETLRGEVTQIIQMLREYLNLMGQNEEKEKLEHISNQLQNTCTREQVDVVTDLLASFTSLSIQMQNMGDR, encoded by the exons ATGGAAGGGTCGAGCCCGATGGTTGAAGCCGCCTCGGATGGTGACCGGTGCGGAGACAGCGAGAAACGAGAGGAAGAGACGCCGATGCAAGCGGCCGCGGGTGCGGTCGGGTTCAGTATCTCGCGTCTAGACACACTGAGCGCGCTGAGACTGAACCGAACCCGACCGTCGGCTGATAAGGACCTCCGGTATCTGCATTTGTTATGGAAACCCGGTGAGCTGCTGCAGGCGGGACGGAGCTCGCCGGGTAAGATCACCCCGAGCAGGGTGAAGCGGATGGGAAGAGTCCGGAGGAACCTGGGGCCCGTTGGGAAAGACCTGTATG CTGTGAAGAGACTTAGAGAAGCCGCCAATAGCAGCGACATTGACACTG TTCAAAGACTTCTGGAGGATGGAGTTGATCCTTGTGCCGCCGATGACAAGGGCAGGACGGCCTTACACTTTTCTTCCTGCAATGGAAATGAGACTATCG TTAAGCTATTGCTGAGTTCTGGAGCAAACCCAAACCAGAGAGACAGCCTTGGAAACACACCTCTGCATCTGG CTGCCTGCACCAACCATGTGCCTGTTATCACAACCTTACTCAGAGGAG GTGCCCGTGTTGATGCATTGGACCGTGCTGGCAGGACACCGCTACATCTTGCCCGTTCAAAGCTCAACATTTTACAGGAAGGAGAGTCGCGTAGCATAGAAACGCTCAGAGGAGAGGTCACACAG ATTATTCAAATGCTGAGGGAATATCTGAATCTAATGGGGCagaatgaagagaaagagaaactaGAGCACATCTCCAATCAGCTACAAAACACTTGCACCAGAGAACAg GTGGACGTGGTGACCGATTTACTCGCCAGTTTTACGTCTCTCAGCATTCAGATGCAGAATATGGGAGACCGGTAG
- the hmgxb4a gene encoding HMG domain-containing protein 4a, whose protein sequence is MTMAFEEIKKKGMMEGSGMEGDVGLVAGRSQREKRRSYKDLLREEEEIAAQVRKTSKKQHKDSDLFLLGTDSHKKKKKHSSEEHYHRDHHSSGQPAHKKKRKSSDRSPSLSSSHASNSADTAMGLLEAITSPLATGSDPAPHLHKKPSYPTHASSHSSSKDRKREGSSKSGHLFSHSRPPGSSSSKKHSSSSKSLLFHGGAGKGEPLTLCEAEGLKMKLILSSKEKNEGLETNEGFSFPHHTPSSTSGAVGHHPSSSSKKGVVKKEKDKDKTLKPPKKKQHTREPLPVVGKEVEVVGHYGGSFGHVGADSSSSGELEAGELVIDDSYTHLSKKKKKSKKSKKKKDKERDREREKGSREKKHSKGRSGGKKSPGDPSRSHSHSHSSTNHSVSGGMYTMAPPTSAHHHHHQNVEVMVDKKKKKEEKEREKQEKDKSKKKNTTAYQVFCKEYRVNINAEQPGLVFGELSKKLAEVWKQLPEKDKLVWRQKAQYLQHKQNKAEAMTVKRRPSTSSESKSKGVSKAVGLGAGLTPQSRSAMGMSLSPARVPDVDPIDAAAHLQLLGESLSLIGHRLQETEGMVAVSGSLSVLLDSILCALGPLTCLTAQVPQLNGCPRNLLSNTLDNIAYIMPGL, encoded by the exons ATGACCATGGCCTTTGAGGAGATAAAGAAGAAAGGAATGATGG AGGGGTCAGGGATGGAAGGAGACGTTGGTCTTGTTGCCGGTCGCAGCCAGAGGGAGAAGAGGCGGTCATATAAAGATCTGTTAAGAGAGGAAGAAGAAATCGCAGCGCAGGTGCGCAAAACCTCAAAGAAACAACACAAG GATTCTGATCTTTTTCTATTAGGAACAGATTctcacaagaaaaaaaagaagcacTCGAGTGAAGAACACTACCACAGAG ATCATCACAGTTCTGGTCAGCCCGCACACAAGAAAAAGCGCAAGTCTTCAGATCGTTCGCCCTCCCTCTCCTCCTCCCACGCGTCCAATTCCGCAGACACAGCCATGGGCCTCCTGGAGGCCATCACCTCACCGCTGGCCACGGGGTCTGACCCAGCTCCTCACCTCCACAAAAAACCATCCTACCCCACTCACGCCAGCTCTCACTCCTCCTCCAAAGACCGCAAGCGTGAAGGCAGCTCAAAGAGCGGCCACCTCTTCTCCCATTCGCGCCCGCCTGGCTCGTCTTCCTCTAAGAAACACTCCTCATCCTCGAAATCGCTTCTGTTTCATGGAGGAGCTGGGAAAGGAGAGCCGCTGACCCTGTGTGAAGCCGAAGGTCTAAAGATGAAACTCATCCTTTCCTCAAAGGAAAAGAATGAAGGATTAGAGACAAATGAGGGATTCTCCTTTCCACACCACACGCCTTCCTCAACCTCAGGTGCTGTGGGTCATCATCCGTCATCCAGCTCGAAGAAAGGAGTGGTGAAGAAggagaaagacaaagacaaaacGCTTAAGCCACCAAAGAAGAAGCAGCACACTCGTGAGCCTTTGCCTGTGGTCGGGAAAGAGGTGGAGGTTGTCG GTCATTACGGCGGCTCTTTCGGGCACGTGGGAGCCGACAGCTCGTCGTCAGGAGAACTGGAGGCCGGCGAGCTGGTGATCGATGACTCCTACACACACCtgtcaaaaaagaagaaaaaaagcaaGAAGAGCAAAAAGAAGAAGGATAAAGAGCgagacagagagcgagagaaagggTCAAGAGAGAAGAAACACAGTAAAGGAAGATCTGGAGGAAAGAAAAGTCCAG GGGATCCGTCCAGAAGCCACTCCCATTCTCACAGCTCGACCAATCACAGCGTATCTGGTGGGATGTATACTATGGCTCCTCCCACTTCggctcatcatcatcatcatcaaaacGTTGAAGTGATGGttgacaagaaaaaaaagaaggaagaaaaagagagagagaaacaggagAAGGACAAG TCGAAGAAGAAGAACACAACAGCATATCAGGTGTTCTGTAAAGAGTACAGAGTCAATATCAACGCCGAACAGCCTGGATTAg TCTTCGGCGAGTTAAGTAAGAAACTCGCAGAGGTGTGGAAACAACTACCTGAAAAAGACAAACTG GTCTGGAGACAGAAAGCTCAATATCTTCAGCACAAGCAGAATAAAGCTGAAGCCATGACAGTGAAACGAAGACCCTCGACATCGTCTGAGAGCAAAAGCAAAG GTGTCAGTAAAGCAGTCGGTTTGGGGGCAGGATTGACCCCACAGAGTCGCTCTGCTATGGGCATGTCCTTGTCTCCTGCACGGGTACCTGACGTTGACCCCATAGACGCGGCTGCTCACCTGCAGCTATTGGGCGAGTCTCTGTCTCTCATTGGACATCGACTTCAGGAAACAGAG GGAATGGTTGCAGTTTCTGGCAGTCTTTCGGTTCTTTTGGACTCAATCTTATGTGCTCTTGGTCCATTAACTTGTCTGACAGCTCAGGTCCCACAACTCAACGGCTGCCCGAGGAACCTCCTG TCAAATACTCTGGACAACATCGCTTACATCATGCCTGGACTATGA
- the si:dkeyp-69e1.8 gene encoding GTPase IMAP family member 7, whose translation MEGSMTSDVYQEVTETLVDTDDGQSEPQEKALTLVLLGSAGAGKSTAVDAILGGPSDCGTGPDTAANTDSQKRRVIVSGRQVTVVDTPECLFIERPAEDVRRQFSLCAAFSTPGPHAFLLCVPIHRPSNLELQILETLEKVFGPEAVSKHTMVVYTRMERLSEDVSLDEYLNTQRVDLLELAQKCGGRHHPLTVETYAEESVKELLEKVEQMVKESGTKFYTCPLLQEAERRVREKEQEILRSRRERGEDDSSMDAEGIRAEAERKVDDLTVEGIADLCVSVPNTSFIRWLWDSVVGWLLSLPNMVRGSTLLGSFVGLFVGGPLGGAMGATVGSVATEMGRRKQKKT comes from the exons ATGGAGGGAAGTATGACAAGTGATGTTTACCAGGAAGTGACAGAAACACTAGTAGACACCGATGATGGACAGTCCGAGCCACAGGAAAAAG CATTGACGCTGGTGCTGCTCGGCTCAGCGGGTGCTGGGAAAAGCACAGCGGTTGATGCCATCCTGGGCGGCCCGTCTGACTGCGGCACCGGTCCTGATACAGCAGCCAACACCGACTCTCAAAAGAGACGTGTGATTGTGTCAGGAAGACAG GTGACCGTGGTGGATACACCCGAGTGTCTGTTCATAGAACGCCCGGCTGAAGATGTCCGTCGCCAGTTCTCACTCTGCGCGGCTTTTTCAACACCGGGTCCCCATGCATTTCTCCTCTGCGTCCCTATACACCGCCCCAGTAACCTGGAGCTCCAGATTTTGGAGACCTTAGAAAAGGTGTTTGGTCCTGAAGCCGTTAGTAAACACACAATGGTTGTTTACACTCGCATGGAACGACTATCTGAAGATGTGTCTCTGGATGAGTATCTCAATACTCAACGGGTGGATCTGCTAGAGCTGGCACAGAAGTGTGGGGGCCGGCATCACCCGCTGACAGTCGAAACGTACGCAGAGGAGAGCGTGAAGGAGCTACTTGAAAAGGTGGAGCAGATGGTGAAAGAATCCGGGACAAAGTTTTACACCTGCCCTCTGTTGCAGGAGGCAGAGAGGAGAGTACGAGAAAAAGAGCAGGAGATCTTGAGAAGCcgaagagaaagaggagaggaCGATTCGTCCATGGATGCGGAGGGAATCAGGGCTGAAGCGGAGAGAAAAGTGGATGATCTGACGGTTGAGGGCATCGCGGATCTCTGTGTCTCCGTCCCGAATACTTCGTTCATTCGCTGGTTATGGGACAGTGTGGTGGGGTGGCTCCTGTCGCTCCCGAACATGGTGAGGGGCAGCACTTTACTGGGGTCGTTTGTGGGTTTGTTTGTCGGGGGACCCCTAGGAGGGGCCATGGGGGCAACTGTCGGCTCTGTGGCTACAGAGATGGGTAGAcggaaacaaaaaaaaacctaa